A part of Pseudomonadota bacterium genomic DNA contains:
- a CDS encoding ABC transporter substrate-binding protein, translating to MFRWGGAFLVVAFVGGFLAHAAEARPERIVSINLCADQLLLLLVEPSRIRSLSYYALDPEESYFAERAKPFPINHVTADEVLAFEPDIVLAGSYTSRSTVDLLKRRGVHVVELPVPTTLTEVRAQFLEVAELLDARPKAEGLLAEMTERLEAVSARVKNTQKPLAAVYFANGLTAGKGTLMDDVMRVAGIENLAGRLGIEGYGSLSLERLLVSQPDMIILGQLSPESPSLARLVLEHPAFRLLHAHAKTVAVPRRLWTCWGPFTAEWVERLAEARP from the coding sequence ATGTTTCGATGGGGCGGTGCGTTCCTGGTTGTCGCTTTTGTCGGGGGGTTCCTCGCTCATGCGGCGGAAGCGCGGCCGGAACGCATCGTCTCCATCAATCTTTGCGCGGATCAACTGCTGCTTCTTCTGGTCGAGCCTTCGCGTATTCGCTCCTTGAGTTACTACGCCCTCGACCCCGAAGAATCTTATTTTGCCGAGCGGGCGAAGCCCTTTCCCATCAACCATGTGACGGCGGACGAGGTGCTGGCGTTCGAGCCGGATATCGTCCTGGCCGGCTCCTATACGAGTCGTTCGACGGTTGATCTTTTGAAACGAAGAGGAGTTCACGTTGTCGAGCTTCCGGTGCCGACAACGCTTACCGAGGTGCGCGCGCAATTTCTGGAGGTGGCGGAACTTCTGGACGCCCGACCGAAAGCCGAGGGCTTGCTTGCCGAAATGACCGAACGGCTGGAGGCCGTTTCCGCCCGTGTCAAGAATACGCAAAAACCGTTGGCGGCGGTTTATTTCGCGAACGGGCTGACGGCCGGCAAAGGGACGCTCATGGACGACGTCATGCGCGTGGCTGGCATCGAAAACCTGGCCGGTCGTTTGGGTATCGAAGGCTATGGCAGTCTTTCCCTTGAACGCCTGCTGGTGAGCCAGCCGGACATGATCATTCTCGGCCAGCTCTCGCCGGAGAGTCCTTCCCTTGCCCGCTTGGTGCTGGAGCATCCCGCCTTCCGGCTGTTGCACGCGCACGCGAAGACGGTGGCGGTGCCGCGCCGCTTGTGGACGTGCTGGGGGCCCTTTACGGCGGAATGGGTCGAGCGCCTGGCGGAGGCGCGGCCATGA
- a CDS encoding TonB-dependent receptor, which yields MPTSVKSFLAPNFFLRLKRGTVLFLLSSLTFLPLPAFSAEGEEGKEPATSTLPEVVVTATRIATPREQVASSITVITADEIARRQYRVIEDALRSVSSLSVVRNGGPGKNTAVFSRGSSANHTLVLLDGIEMNDPSTPDGRMNFAGLPIEDVERIEVLHGPQGTLYGSDAIGAVVNIITKKGSGAPTATLSLEGGSFDTFRQMLNLRGGEKLFDYSVTFQGVTTDGVSVAPARFTPAGSVKDKDGYDNQTVSANLGITPNEILAFRFTGRFTDLRNDLDLNVFPIQADNDSHDEEDRLFLGGEASLSLFEGRSEHRLAATYTDYNRIVRDDPDAFNPFDFLRSKAVGEKLKFEIQNDFRFVENHVLTLGLETEEEKIKTSTDSDSLFGPFTSAAKADVQTNAVYLQDQFAYRDRFFGTLGVRLDDPDSFGSETTYRIAPAYLHRETGTKVRGAYAKGFKAPALFQLFGSSISGFGVFSGNPNLKPEVSRGWEIGFDQGLFDRRLTVGVTYYENDIKNLIEGTATTNLNIGKAETKGVEVTATAKLLENLDLDARYAYTRAENSTTGQELLRRPLHKAGFDFAYRPITELRLNLGGTYIGRRHDIDALTFGRVKGAGYFLADVAATYDVAEGWQAFGRLENAFSHKVEDPDGFGQPGFAFFLGLKRSLEIF from the coding sequence ATGCCCACTTCAGTAAAAAGTTTTCTTGCGCCGAACTTCTTCCTACGCCTGAAACGCGGGACGGTTTTATTTCTCCTTTCTTCTCTGACCTTCCTGCCGCTGCCCGCCTTTTCGGCGGAGGGCGAGGAGGGGAAAGAGCCGGCCACGTCGACGCTTCCCGAGGTCGTCGTTACCGCCACGCGCATTGCAACACCCAGGGAGCAGGTTGCCTCCTCGATCACCGTGATCACGGCGGACGAGATCGCGCGTCGGCAATACCGCGTGATTGAAGACGCCCTGCGCTCCGTGTCGAGCTTGAGCGTCGTTCGCAACGGCGGCCCCGGTAAGAACACGGCGGTCTTTAGCCGAGGCAGCAGCGCAAACCATACGCTCGTCCTGCTCGACGGGATTGAGATGAACGATCCCAGCACGCCGGACGGCCGGATGAATTTTGCCGGTCTTCCGATCGAGGATGTCGAGCGGATCGAGGTTCTGCATGGGCCACAGGGCACTCTCTATGGTTCGGACGCGATCGGTGCCGTCGTCAACATCATCACGAAAAAAGGCTCGGGCGCGCCGACAGCGACGCTGAGCCTGGAAGGCGGCTCCTTCGACACTTTCCGCCAGATGTTAAATCTGCGCGGCGGGGAAAAGCTCTTCGATTACTCCGTCACTTTCCAGGGCGTTACGACCGACGGCGTCTCCGTCGCGCCGGCCCGTTTTACGCCGGCCGGAAGCGTGAAGGACAAGGACGGCTATGACAATCAGACCGTTTCCGCCAATCTGGGCATCACGCCGAACGAGATCCTCGCGTTCCGCTTCACGGGCCGCTTCACGGATCTTCGGAATGACCTCGACCTCAACGTCTTTCCCATCCAGGCGGACAACGACAGCCACGACGAAGAGGATCGCCTTTTCCTGGGCGGGGAGGCTTCCCTCTCGCTTTTCGAGGGCCGCAGCGAGCACCGCCTCGCCGCGACCTACACGGACTATAACCGGATCGTTCGGGACGATCCGGACGCCTTCAACCCGTTCGATTTCTTGCGCAGCAAAGCGGTCGGCGAGAAGCTGAAATTCGAGATCCAGAACGACTTCCGCTTCGTCGAAAACCATGTCCTGACGCTTGGCCTGGAGACCGAGGAAGAAAAAATCAAAACAAGCACGGATTCCGATAGCCTGTTCGGTCCGTTTACGTCCGCGGCCAAGGCGGACGTGCAGACGAACGCGGTCTATCTTCAGGACCAGTTTGCTTATCGCGACCGTTTCTTCGGGACGCTTGGCGTCCGGTTGGACGATCCCGACAGCTTCGGCTCGGAAACCACCTATCGCATAGCGCCCGCCTACCTGCACCGCGAGACGGGCACGAAAGTTCGCGGCGCCTATGCGAAAGGCTTCAAGGCTCCCGCCTTGTTCCAGCTTTTCGGTTCCTCGATCTCCGGCTTCGGCGTCTTTTCCGGCAACCCGAATCTGAAGCCCGAAGTCAGCCGGGGCTGGGAGATAGGTTTTGACCAAGGTCTCTTCGACCGGCGTCTGACCGTCGGCGTCACCTATTACGAGAACGACATCAAGAACCTGATCGAAGGCACTGCCACGACAAACCTGAACATCGGCAAGGCCGAGACGAAGGGGGTTGAGGTAACCGCCACGGCAAAGCTTCTCGAAAACCTCGACCTCGATGCGCGCTATGCTTATACGCGGGCGGAGAACAGCACGACCGGACAGGAACTTCTGCGCCGGCCCTTGCACAAGGCGGGTTTTGACTTTGCTTACCGGCCGATCACGGAACTCCGGCTCAACCTTGGCGGAACCTATATCGGCCGCCGCCATGACATCGACGCCCTTACCTTCGGACGCGTCAAGGGCGCCGGCTACTTCCTGGCCGATGTCGCCGCCACATACGACGTGGCGGAAGGGTGGCAGGCTTTCGGCCGGCTCGAGAACGCCTTCAGCCACAAAGTCGAAGACCCGGACGGTTTCGGGCAGCCGGGCTTTGCTTTCTTCCTGGGGCTGAAGAGGTCTCTGGAGATTTTCTGA